AGGGCGGATTGACCAAATTTTAACTACTTGTGAACGTCCGTTAGCGGTCGGTGCTCAGTGGTTGAGAgggctggttacagtaaatggaaagaggggGCTCATGGGGTAGGTGTCAGTAATAAAAATGTATGTGAGTGAGTGGTTGTCCAGACTTTTCACACTCTTGTGAAACAGttcagctgaacataacagtatgccagtggaagggaggacagtagcaggttaCCCAAATGTGGTGTGACTATTATGATATTCCCATTGTAGCCAAATCAATTGCAGAAATTCCGTTAATGATTTTTTGGGAAATTCTGTTACTGATTTTGTAACAGAATTGAGTTTAAATCACTTACTAATTCATAAACTAAATTTGAATGAGTAAAAACACTGACTAATTGATAGGTCTActtttacttgttacttctgttcATTTTctttatcctccctcctcatgagggagagaaatttgaaattatcttaaagatatgtgggtttttggtaacgtATATTCAAGGCACAATGCAATGTTTcctaaacttacagaaggcaaagAAACTTATCCTAATCTAAATAGTGATATTAGTCGGCAAGggtctttttatttaactaggcaagtcagttaagaacaaattcttattttacaatgatggccaaaccctcccctaacccggacgacgctgggccaattgtgcgccgccctatgggactctctatcacagccggttgtgatacagtccaggattgaaccagggtctgtagtgacacctctagcactgagatgcagtgccttagacagctgcgccattCTTTACTTCAAAATTGTGTTTcgatgtatttctaataccttttaagGTTTTATCTGGTAGATGTATTCCAAGAAATGAAAGGCTTTAATTATTCCATTATAATTTTGGGGATTGAAAATGGTTGAACAATGTATAGTGcttttataccccttgacttattccacatttgttgcattacagcctgaattcaaaatggatgaataaaaattctcacccatctacgcataataacccataatgacaaaatgaaaaacttcctagaaatgtttgctaatgtattgaaaattaaatatactgaacaaaaatatatatgcaacaatttcaacgattttactgagttacaggtcatataaggaaatcagtcaagtgAAATGAATTCATTTGGCCCTAATATATAGATTTCACATGTCTGGGCAGGGGTGTAGCCATGGAAGGGTcctggagggcataggcccacccactggggagccaggcccagcaaatcagaatgagttttcccccacaaaaggggaTGTCGAAGTCCTGGGGtgacgtggttacacatggtccgcggttgtgaggccggttggacgtactgccaaattctctaaaacgacattggaggtgacTTATGGAAGAGAAATGGACATTCAATGCTCTGGCAACAGAGGGTTCacaagtggtgcagtggtctaaggcactgcatctcaatgctagaggcatgactacagaccctggtttgagtccaagctgtatcacaaccagctgtgattgagagtcccacagggaggtgcacaattggcccagtgttgtctgggttaggttttggccggggtaggctgtcagtaaaaaaaatatttgttcttaactgacttgcctacttaaataaaataAGTAAAAACAGCTTTggcggacattcctgcagtcagcatgccaattgcactcgcTCTCAAAACTTgtggaattgtgttgtgacaaaaactgcacattttagagtggccattttattgtccccagcacaaggtgcatcagtgtaatgatcatgctgtttaatcagcttcttgatatgccacacccgtcaggtgaatggattatcttggcaatggagaaatgctcactaacagggatgtaaacaaatgtgtgcacaaaattggagagaaataagctttttgtgcatatggaacacttctgggatcttttatttcagctcatgaaacatgggaccaacgctttatatgttgcatttatatttttgttcagtatacaagaatatctaatttacataagtactcacacccctgagtcaatactttgtagaagcacctttggcagcaattacagctgagtctttctaggcaagtctctaagagctttccacacctgaattgtgcaacatttgccaattattcttttcaaacttaatcaagctctgttaaattggttattgattattgctagacaaccatttttaggtcttgccatagatttaagtcaaaactgtaacttggccactcaggaacattcactgtcttcttggtaagcaactccagtgtagatttggccttgtgttttaggttattgtcctgctgaaaggtgaattcatctcccagtgtctggtggatagcagactgaaccagtttttttcccccctctaggattttgcctgtgcttagttctatTCGGTTTCTTTTTTTCTCctgaaaaactccacagtccttaaatatgcttgaaaatatggagagtggtactcagtaatgtgatgtattggatttgcctcgAACTTGacaatttgtattcaggacaagtgaattgctttgccacattttttgcagtattactttagtgccttgctgcaaacatgatgcatgttttggaatatttgtattctgtacagacgTCTTTCTTTTAATTCTGTctgttaggttagtattgtgaagtaactacactTTTGTTGATCATCTCAGTTTTAAAGTCACccattggccttatggtgaaatccctgagtggcatccttcctctccggcagcgGAGTTAGTAAGAACACCTGTGTCTGTGTAGTGACTGGGTATTTTGATACGCCATCCAATGTGTAATTAatatcttcaccatgctcaaacatattcgatgtctgcttttttatttaccaataggtgcccttctttgcaaggcattggaaaacttccctggtctttgtggttgaatcagtgtttgaaattcactgttcaactgagggaccttacagataatttaatgtgtggggtacaatgatgaggtagtcattaaaaaaacacTGTTGCGCACAGTgaccatgcaacttatgtgacttgttaattaagcacatttttactccttatgtgacttgttaagcacattttactccttaacttatttaggcttaccataacaaaggggtcaaatacttattgactcaagacatttcagcttttcatttttattaatttgtaaaatttttgaaaaaacataattccacattgacattatgtgtgtgggccagtgacaaaacatctacatttaatccattttaaaattcagactaacacaacaaagtgtggaaaaagtcaaggggtgtgaatactttctatgGCAATGTATATATGCCTTAAAGTCTAAGagagactcttagctttcatttgacatgctcttatgaacttcacatgttcgTGCTCCTGGGACCTTTCACATGGAAATGACCAATAGCCACACAGCAGAAGAGACATTAGGCCTACTGATTTGCAATCAAACAAATTATCACAGATTCATCTTGTATCAGAAAAATACTAAAAGCAATTTGGTAGCTATTATTGTCACTGAGGTATGATTacggggctgcaggtagcctagtggttaaaggttgctagatcgaatccccgagccgacgaggtaaaaatctgtcgttctgcccctgaacaaggctgttataACCCAatgttcattgtaaataagaatttgttcttaactgacaagcctggttaaataaataaaaaagacatCAGTTTCTATGCTGCATATCTAACATTACATCCAATCACAGCTCGAGAACATTCCACACATCTATATGTAACCAATCAACTGCTCGTATCTATTTTTCTGCTCACATAGTTGGGTTGCAGGGCGCTAAATACCAAACCGACCCGACTGTCAGCCATTTTATCCATACAACATTTGCAGTCACTATTATTGTGAACTGATAAGTAACCTATAAAACAGTGGCAACAACATAACCGTGGCACTATTGTTGGGTTAACACTGTGCACAACTACAAGTATCATGTCGGCTAGAATGCCGCAATATGTGTCCTCGTATGTGTACGCAGGCTACAGACCCTTCAAACACAACTCGAACGCTAGCTAACGTTTTAAGTAGCTAACGTTACTATTTGATAGCTAGCTTTCACAGGGCACATTTAGCTCGACATGACGAGCGCCATATTTTATGAAGCAAAAACAAACAAGTCAGCCAAAATGTCGGAAGTGTTTACCTTGTTTAACGTGATCCTATGATATGCGCGAGCCAGAGAaagataacgttagctaactaatgTTGAAATACGACCGACATGCTAGTAACAAGCTATGCCATTGCTACCCGGTAATTTCAGGGGCGACAGCGTCATCTTCAGCACTTCAGTCCTCCATGGTGACTTCAGACAAATGCTCAAACTCGACCTGGTTACATATCTGTGATTTTTGGACGTCTTCAAATTGAAACACCTACACTAAATGGTACACACAATAATGCAAGATGTGTCAGattgttgtagctagctagctaccttgggATGTAGCTAGATATTCAGTCAAGATGGCTTGAAAAAAACGCccctttggagaaaaaaaaacgagCACAGCCTAATTTTACCGCGTACACTACGCGCGTTCGATTATGATTGGCCAGCACAGAGAACCCATCGCATCGAGTTGTAACGGGACAACACATTATCGCAAAGCGTTGAGAAAAACTACTCGACCTCTCTTTTGCGCGCCTTGTCTTCATTATCGACGGACAACAGTATTTGACACCTGTTACATTCAGTTCAGTCCACACACGGTGCTGCTTAGAAGTTGTATTCCTTTTAATATATACGGTTAAATAGGTGAACAAGGTGCACAATGTAGGCTATGCCTATTTCTAGGTTATTTCGGCATAGTTTTTGAACTTGTCACAATGTATTCCATATACAACAAAATAGACATAGATTTCGTGAAGGGGGTAATATCTGCAGGCAAGAGTTTGAAACGTAAGAATAATAGCGGCATGCAACTGAACCAGCCAGCTCCCTTCACTGTTTATACTATAAACATTCCCACCCCCTTTCGTTTGTCAATTTAACAACAGAAAAAACATGTTCCCCTTTCTTTTCTTTATTATTTGTTCTCCATACTATAGAAGCCCATTCCCGCCGCAAAATAAAATATATCTGACTACTAGTTAAATGGAaagggggacacctagtcagttgtccaactgaatgtattcaactgaaatgtgtcttccgcatttaacccaacccctctgaatcagagagatccGGGGggttgccttaatcgacatccacgtcttagTTATGAGATAGTAAGGTATAATTATGAGCAgtgttgtaaagtacttaagtaaaaatactttaaagtactacttaagtagtttttttgtgtatctgtactttactttaatatttatatttttgacaacttttactttaacttaaaatcaaatcaacatggttaacagatgttattgcaagtgtagcgaaatgcttgtgcttctagttctgacagtgcagcaatatctaacaagtaatgtcTAACAATTCCactacaaatacctaatacacacaaatctaagtaaaggaattgaataagaatatataaatatatggatgagcaatgtcagagcgacataggctaagatgcaatagataggatagaatacagtatatacatatgagatgagtaatgcaagatatgtaaacattattaatgtgtcattattaaagtgactacttatccatttattaaagtggccaatgatttcaagtctgtatgtaggcagcagcctctctgtgttggtgataggctgtttagcagtctgatggccttgagatacaagctgtttttcagtctctcggtccaggctttgatgcacctgtactgacctcgccttctggatggtagcggggtgaacaggcagtggctcgggtggttggtacttcactacattcctaaagaaaattaagtactttttactccatacattttccctgacacccaaaagaacTCGTCACATTTTGCATGacatgaaaatggtccaattcacacacttataaagagaacatccctggtcatccctactgcctctgatctcactgactcacgaaacacaaatgcttcatttgtaaattatgtctgagtgttggcgtgtgctcctggctatctgtaaattctaaATATTTGCttcatataaggaatttgaaacaaTTTAtactttaaatgttttattttgatacttaagtatatttaaaaccaaatacttttagacttttactcaagtagtattttactgggtgactttcccttttacttgagtcattttctattaatgtatctttacttttactcaagtatgacaattgggtactttttccaccactgattatGAGATTGTAAGTCATAATTATGACATAGTAAGTCATTATTATAAAATATGTAAGTCATAATTATGACATAGcaagtcattattatgagatagtaagtCATAATAATGAGATACTAAGTCATAATTGTGAGATAGTAAGTCTGGATCCTGGACATTTAACAgtcctgctaccatccagaaggcgaggtcagtgcaggtgcatcaaagctgggaccgagagactgaaaaacagcttccatctcaaggccatcagactgttatgtCAATGTAATatatgtcattatagggtattgcgtgtagatttatgaggggggaaaaacaacttaatcaattttagaataatgctgtaatgtaacaaaatgtggaaaaagtcaaggggtctgaatactttctgaaggcattataTCTCATAATTTTGACTTAATATCTCATAATTATGACTTACAATCTCATAACTCGtagtcagatttttttttgtgtgtgtcaggAACGAGCTTCCATACTATACTCACCAGCTGGTCTATAGCCTATATATAGCCTTTCTCTGTAAGAAGGTGTAAATCTGAGGTGAACATCAAACCAGCAAGCAATTGGGAAGATAACATTAGTTATAGCAACACAGGCGTTTGAATCTTCCAAACATATTGTTAAGTGACACCGTCACAGGGGCCAAACTCATTCTCCACCCACAAAAAAGTCCATTGGCTGTTTTAGCAGCTCTGTTGTGTTGGGATGAATATTTCTCATCATCATTTGCCCTAGTTCATCAGGATCAGTCTTTAGCTGGAAGCCTCAACACAGCCGACTCACTTTACAGCTCACAATCTTATCAGGTATGGTGATCTCTTTCATTTGTGTATTGTCATAGATGTAATATATCCATGCTTCATAACTACTGTATTTTTAGTCCACTGTTCAGTTTGAGTACGACATTAGCTTTTTTGTTCTCTGAATGTAATAGTTTGTGAAATCACGTTGATACCACTACATCATTAGGATCAGAGGTGAAACCATGAAGGTGCTGTTGGGTGTCATCGTGTGCACCATGGTGCTTCTACTGTCCCTAAGGAGCTGTGCTGCGGGTAATACACTGTTTAATGTACATCTTACTGTGCTCATAAATCCAGTTAAATCTTTGTCTGTTTGTCGGTCACTAAAGCAAGCAAAACTGTGTAAAACAGGAATCTTGACATGCATGAGATTCACCTTAACCTGGTCCAAACGCTGTTATTGTCAAGCCAAACAGTCTGGCCTCAAAGCAATCTTCAATTCTAAACTTTCTTTCATTAATGACCACTAATGAGCTTGAGAATAAAATAGAGGATTTGTTTGGTATGACAATGAGTGACTAGGAGTTGGCATCAGGGACAGACAGCAATTTGGGGGCCCATTTCAAATTCTGTTGAGGGGCCTTCTAACACCCCTATACATTTACtgcttgattattattattattatccaaCAATTAAAATGTTTATAGATAGGTCTTAAAAATCTGTTGAATTAGCTGAAATTTGTGTAAATCAGTCAGTGGGCGGGGACCCTTGGGTAGCTGGCGTCCATTTAATTTGAAATCTATGAAACATAGCTAAGTCCACCTCTGATTGGCATGATAACAGAAACAGACTGCCACTCGGACTAAATTCACGAGAAAACATGTGAAAATGTAAAATGACAAAATGTAGACGTTTTTCTTTAGCCGTTTGACCAGTCGATGCGCTTGTGTTGGCAGTGTGGCAGTGTATATGCTTATTTTGGTGCCAGACTCCTCATGTTCTCTCTGCTTGACGAGTTATGAATGAGGAGACTGTCAGCTGGGCATGGCATCAAAGTGAGGGGCCGCATCCTGTCTGGCATACACACTCCACTCTGACAGAAAAAGAAGCGAGCCAACTGACATGCTCACAAAAATGCTAATAAATCAATTCAATGCAACAAACAAGGAGCCTTGTGTTTAAATGTGGCCAAAAAGTGACAGGGCCCTTGAAGAGCTTGTATGGGTGTCATATTTTGAATAGGAGGAGCTGATGTGTGTCAGGATCTCCCTATGGTTTTGAGGGAGCCCTGAGGCCTTGGCCTGAATCAAGGCTTTTGATACTCTGACTGCCCTCCTACCCCATAgtgccatgtctttgtgatggCTTGAAATAACTCACAAACTGGAATATGGCTGTAAATAGATCTTAACGGTTTTGAACACTTTCAAGTTGGAAAGGAGAGTGGCCAGCTCTCTGGGATGCCGGAAACCAGTTGTGATGACTAAGAAGGCATCAATGCACCCCCATGTTTACCTCTCACTATCTGCAAAGGGGTCACCGACTCAGGGTATAAGGGCTAAAGATGGCCACAGCACAAAGAGCTCTTTGAATTCGCCGGCTACATTTGGAAGGCACTCCAATTGCACTCCAAATGAAAGAAAAAGATTTGTGACTCAGGGATGTCGAGCCAGTGGGACCGGAAAGACGCTTTGGCAATGCTTCAATGCCGATGGAGAAGGTCTGCCAgtgccctctcccctctctgttcagtGTGTAAGCATGCACGCTGTTGTCCTCCTGTGTATATGCCTTTATTCAATTGATGTGTTGATGTACTTAGAAAGCACTCACAATGCTGCCGCTGTTGGAGATGCTGTGAATCATAAGTGATTCACCTAAGAATGTCATTGGCAAGGTTCAAATGCAACTTCAAGTAGTTTATCCTCTTTGATTTGGATGCGGGTGAATCAAGGTAACCTCTACATCTCACTAATATCTATTTCTCCTTTAGCAATGCGACCAGACTTGACAATCACTACAATAAAGGTAATTAAAGGATGCATGTTTCTGTCACTCTATACTGTATTGACAGCAAGCATTTTCTACTCCATTTCAACCCATTTGCTGCTGTATAAACAAGATTGATGATGATTCAGAAGTCAGAATCGTTCTTCTGTGCCTCACCCTTCAGCAAGATCCATACACCATGTCCAAAGGCTCTCAGATGGAAGGTTACTGCATGGACCTGCTGTCTGAACTGGCCAAGAAACTGGACTTCAAGTACAACGTGCACCTGGTGAAAGATGGGTCCTATGGCAGGCAGGATGAGAGTGGGGCCTGGAATGGGATGATCGGAGAGGTGGTGAGAAAGGTGAGTAAAGATAACTTTTTCATAGATTAGTGATTACAGTGCGTAACATCTGCTCACATTTCTGCTTAAGATTGATACTGTCCATTCTAATGTGACCAATACCATGTGGGAAATTATTCGTGCAGATAAAAagcaaatgtaaaatataaatcTATATTCTTATCCCTGTAGGAGGCAGACCTGGCGATTGCTCCTCTGACCCTTACTGCTGCCCGGGAGAAGGCTGTGGGGATGACCAAACCCTTCATGCAAACAGGCATCAGTATTCTCCTGAGGAAAGACATCTCAGAAGAGGCTGGCATCTTTGACTTCCTGACCCCCTTCTCGGTAGAGACCTGGGTGGGGATCCTCGCTGCGTACCTGGGGACTGCTATCTCCATCTGTGTAGTAGCCAGGTGAATTATGATGTGATGAAGTTTCATCAGAAAATACATTTATCATGTACTGAGCCTGGCTGGAACCTTTTACAAGTGTAATTTAAAAACTGTTAATCAAACATTTTCCAACACAGACTCAGCCCATGTGAGTGGAGTCAACCCCAGACTGAGGAAAACAGCTTCACTTTCAGCCACAGTTTGTGGTACACTGCAGGAGCCCTCACTCTACAGGGTAACCAACAGGGATTTAACCAGGCATTTCAACCAATAGCGTACCAgcactgtgtctgtgtggtttggTGTTCTGATTAAGtattgcttcttcttcttctcaggTGCCGGTCCACACCCCAAAGCTTTATCAGGACGCATAATATGCTGCACCTGGTGGTTGTTTGGTCTGGTCCTCTTGGCCTGCTATTTCTCCAACCTCAGCACCTCTCAGGGCTCAGACTCCAATCAACTGATGGTGAAAGGGTTTGAGGACTTGGCCAACCAGCAAGGGATTGAGTATGGGACCCTGTCTGGCTCCTCCACACTTGCCTTTTTCAAGGTGAGGCCAGTGCACCCTGCCACACCccatcccctcctatccccttctTTTCCCCTTCGCTCTTTGCCCTCAAATGATTAGGCTCACGTGTCAGTGTCTCAGCTCTGTCAGTTCTCTCAGCGGCATGCtgactttctcttcctctctgtccgtGGTTTTTCTTTTCCTTGGTGTAGAACTCTAATAACCCAACCTACCGTAGGATCTATGAGCACATGGAGAGAGCCAAGAGTTTTGTGTCATCAATGGATGAGGGTGTTCGCCGGGCAAAGGAGGGCAACTTTGCCTTCATTGGAGAGTCTGTGTCACTGGACTTGGTGGTGGCTCGTCACTGTGAGCTGGTCCGTGTCCATGAGGTCATCGGCATGAGAGGGTACAGCATCGCAGGCACCCTGGGTGAGCCACATGTCTAGGGAGTGAGATATCATACGGCAACACACATTGACTGAAACCTCTGAACTTTATTTAGACGTGATAATGTTCTTACACTCACCGTACTCATGCGACACAAATACTTTCTCTAACAAGCCCGCTGATGTGCAAATGGTACTGTCTGTGTCATCCAGGCTCTCCCATGCTGAAGAACCTCAGTGTGGCCATCCTGGAGCTGAGTGAGGCAGGAGAGTTGGCTTACCTGCGCAGTAAGTGGTGGGCCAGCAGCTGCATGGCAGACCCAGCCAAGGCCTCCCCCTTGCAGCCCCACAGCTTGAAGGGCATGTTCCTGGTGCTGGCTCTGGGCCTGGGGCTAGGGGTGCTGCTGGCTGTCCTGGAGCTCACCACCAAGTCCCGGAGCAATGCCGGGGAGCAGAGGGTGAgcaacacatatgcacacactcacacggtCTAACACTGGTTTAATGAAGAGTGGTGGATTGTGGGAATATTCCATATGAATAGATAAGCAGATTTGCCTGGTCAAGATTGCTCTACATATCGCTCCAATTTGCTCCCCACAGAAATCATATTGCACAGTGTTGTCTGATGAACTGAGTCAGCGCTTgaggaccaccaccaccaccaccaccaagaaGAGAAGCCAGGAAACCGCAGACAAAGACAAAGCATGAGTACAAATGATAGTAGATACTCTATTATATATGGCCTAGCAAAGCAAATGTCACTATGTAGGTCTTGACATGAGTTTTGTTCTAGATACTTTTTTTTAACCACAAAGAAACACTGTGTATCAGATATGCTTACAGACTGTTTCCAGGCTGTTATATGACATGTGTTTATTAACAGAGTAATAAATAACATACTGGAGAGGTGGAGTAAATTAAcaatactacagtattatgttGAAGATATTTTATTGAGAAAAACAACATGTCTATTTACTGTTACAAATGATTTCATGTGTACTGATTTAGAAAGATTTAAGAGCGGTGCAAAAAATAGAAATGAAACATGAAGGTCCAAGTCAAGTCATCTGTAAATTATGAAAAATCATCACTTTCAAAGAGTTTACATTTCAGTACTTTTGATCAGCACAAATACTGAGAGCAATATATTACTGTTATTAATGAAATGATGCAGTACATTCATTTTAAAGTAGATTATACATTCACATATTACAGATACCAAGTATACTTAACTGTTTTTGTACAATTG
The sequence above is drawn from the Salmo salar chromosome ssa22, Ssal_v3.1, whole genome shotgun sequence genome and encodes:
- the si:dkey-183j2.10 gene encoding glutamate receptor U1 isoform X1; this translates as MKVLLGVIVCTMVLLLSLRSCAAAMRPDLTITTIKQDPYTMSKGSQMEGYCMDLLSELAKKLDFKYNVHLVKDGSYGRQDESGAWNGMIGEVVRKEADLAIAPLTLTAAREKAVGMTKPFMQTGISILLRKDISEEAGIFDFLTPFSVETWVGILAAYLGTAISICVVARLSPCEWSQPQTEENSFTFSHSLWYTAGALTLQGAGPHPKALSGRIICCTWWLFGLVLLACYFSNLSTSQGSDSNQLMVKGFEDLANQQGIEYGTLSGSSTLAFFKNSNNPTYRRIYEHMERAKSFVSSMDEGVRRAKEGNFAFIGESVSLDLVVARHCELVRVHEVIGMRGYSIAGTLGSPMLKNLSVAILELSEAGELAYLRSKWWASSCMADPAKASPLQPHSLKGMFLVLALGLGLGVLLAVLELTTKSRSNAGEQRKSYCTVLSDELSQRLRTTTTTTTKKRSQETADKDKA
- the si:dkey-183j2.10 gene encoding glutamate receptor U1 isoform X2 codes for the protein MRPDLTITTIKQDPYTMSKGSQMEGYCMDLLSELAKKLDFKYNVHLVKDGSYGRQDESGAWNGMIGEVVRKEADLAIAPLTLTAAREKAVGMTKPFMQTGISILLRKDISEEAGIFDFLTPFSVETWVGILAAYLGTAISICVVARLSPCEWSQPQTEENSFTFSHSLWYTAGALTLQGAGPHPKALSGRIICCTWWLFGLVLLACYFSNLSTSQGSDSNQLMVKGFEDLANQQGIEYGTLSGSSTLAFFKNSNNPTYRRIYEHMERAKSFVSSMDEGVRRAKEGNFAFIGESVSLDLVVARHCELVRVHEVIGMRGYSIAGTLGSPMLKNLSVAILELSEAGELAYLRSKWWASSCMADPAKASPLQPHSLKGMFLVLALGLGLGVLLAVLELTTKSRSNAGEQRKSYCTVLSDELSQRLRTTTTTTTKKRSQETADKDKA